The following are from one region of the Methanomassiliicoccales archaeon LGM-DZ1 genome:
- the mgtA gene encoding magnesium-translocating P-type ATPase — MVEGQAASTDRLRRAAGETAEEVLREYGSHTDGLSAEETTVSRVKYGNNVLSAGPRFQNLRRLVHAFSNVFILVLAAIDVLWMVIDPDIIYFIILTSLIIISGVVTFVQEYRNNRAADALISMVTTEITVRRDGIETDVESREIVVGDIIVLDTGDIIPADARIIDSNHLKVDQSVLTGEADSQTKSSDPVSLGEEDSVLGCNNLAFSGTAVVGGSAEAMVVAVGNDTVLGAMTDRLSAKKPPTTYDEGSKAIVNLLLKIMLYMVPAVFAIMMIRGYFNTETELTDDLIDAVKYSVSLAIGLMPEMLPTIVSANLAKGSIEMARKKVIVKDVTAIQNFGAMDVLCSDKTGTLTQNSISLHFCSDPGGRASERVRLLACINSHNLMSATNQIDWTLDETAEEEYLTEERDEYAYVADVPFDFNRRRATAVVDGPEGRIVISKGAMPEILSISTRYKDENGGISPLDDRKKNEIVDSIRDYSARGMRVLGVASRPGDPAKKDFTADDEKDLILEGLIVFTDPIKPSAKEAIGKLREGGIDVKVLSGDNEFVSKYVCDQIGIPTGKILVGPQIASMSDEELRKEVEECCVFARLNPNDKGRIVTALGDNGHTVGAIGDGINDVIAMNAADVGISVDTGTDIAKEAADMILLEKDLNILRTGAIEGRKVYVNSIKYVKMIASINFGYMISLIIGTILFNFEPMGAAMILVFNLINDIACLFICMDKVEDKFVERPRKWEPENLWNVMYRYGPMCVVTDLLSWAFFVFVVMPTVGISPDGYDFTNASEAVLSGKPLDSIDSLLPVAVLFQSMWFIEQFWMQVWAIHIVRTDSLPFFQTCSAKILIVTTIAALAVGTSLPFITPLWEAISGCTDLLSIPLWALLWMPFIGAVYFTGAHLIKRHMLKTKGYFAC; from the coding sequence GTGGTAGAAGGTCAGGCTGCATCCACGGACAGGCTCAGGAGAGCGGCGGGCGAGACTGCGGAGGAGGTGCTCAGGGAGTACGGCAGCCATACCGACGGCCTGAGCGCCGAGGAGACGACCGTTTCCCGTGTCAAATACGGGAACAACGTCCTTTCCGCGGGGCCCCGCTTCCAGAACCTGAGGAGACTCGTTCACGCGTTCTCAAACGTCTTCATCCTCGTTCTGGCGGCGATAGACGTCCTCTGGATGGTCATCGACCCCGACATCATCTATTTCATCATCCTCACGTCGCTGATCATCATCAGCGGAGTGGTCACTTTCGTGCAGGAGTACCGCAACAACCGGGCCGCCGACGCACTGATAAGCATGGTGACCACGGAGATTACCGTCCGCCGCGACGGCATAGAGACCGATGTGGAGTCCCGCGAGATAGTCGTCGGGGACATCATCGTCCTGGACACCGGGGACATCATCCCCGCCGATGCCAGGATCATCGACTCCAACCACCTGAAGGTCGACCAGTCCGTCCTCACCGGCGAGGCCGACAGCCAGACCAAATCGTCTGACCCAGTATCGCTGGGGGAGGAGGATTCCGTCCTCGGCTGCAACAACCTCGCGTTCTCCGGCACCGCCGTCGTCGGCGGGTCCGCCGAGGCGATGGTCGTCGCCGTGGGGAACGATACGGTCCTCGGGGCGATGACGGACAGGCTGTCCGCCAAGAAGCCTCCGACAACCTATGACGAAGGGAGCAAGGCCATCGTCAACCTCCTGCTCAAGATCATGCTGTACATGGTCCCGGCCGTGTTCGCGATCATGATGATCCGCGGGTACTTCAACACCGAGACCGAGCTCACCGACGACCTCATTGACGCGGTGAAGTACTCGGTGTCCCTGGCCATCGGCCTGATGCCCGAGATGCTCCCGACCATCGTGTCCGCCAACCTCGCGAAGGGGTCCATCGAGATGGCCAGGAAGAAGGTCATCGTGAAGGACGTCACGGCCATCCAGAACTTCGGAGCCATGGACGTCCTCTGCTCCGACAAGACCGGGACGCTGACCCAGAATAGCATCAGCCTCCACTTCTGCAGCGATCCGGGAGGGAGGGCCTCCGAGCGTGTGAGGCTCCTCGCCTGCATAAACTCCCATAACCTGATGTCGGCGACCAACCAGATCGACTGGACACTCGACGAGACTGCCGAGGAGGAGTACCTGACCGAGGAAAGGGACGAGTACGCCTACGTCGCCGACGTCCCCTTCGACTTCAACCGCCGGCGCGCCACTGCGGTGGTCGACGGGCCGGAGGGGAGGATCGTCATCTCCAAGGGCGCCATGCCCGAGATCCTCTCGATCTCCACCAGGTACAAGGACGAGAACGGCGGCATCAGCCCTCTCGACGACCGGAAGAAGAACGAGATCGTCGACAGCATCCGCGACTACAGCGCCCGCGGCATGCGCGTCCTGGGAGTCGCGTCCCGCCCCGGAGACCCTGCCAAGAAGGACTTCACCGCCGACGACGAGAAGGACCTCATCCTCGAGGGACTCATCGTGTTCACCGACCCCATCAAGCCCTCCGCCAAGGAGGCCATCGGCAAGCTCCGCGAGGGCGGGATCGACGTCAAGGTGCTCTCCGGGGACAACGAGTTCGTCTCCAAGTACGTCTGCGACCAGATCGGGATACCGACCGGGAAGATCCTCGTCGGGCCCCAGATCGCCTCCATGAGCGATGAGGAGCTCAGGAAGGAGGTCGAGGAATGCTGCGTGTTCGCCCGCCTCAACCCCAACGACAAAGGGAGGATAGTCACCGCCCTGGGCGACAACGGCCACACGGTCGGCGCCATCGGGGACGGCATCAACGACGTCATAGCGATGAACGCGGCCGATGTCGGAATATCTGTGGACACCGGCACCGACATCGCGAAGGAGGCCGCCGACATGATCCTCCTGGAGAAGGACCTCAACATACTCCGCACCGGGGCGATCGAGGGCAGGAAGGTCTACGTCAACTCGATCAAGTACGTGAAGATGATCGCCTCGATCAACTTCGGTTACATGATCTCCCTCATCATCGGGACCATCCTGTTCAACTTCGAGCCCATGGGCGCGGCCATGATCCTCGTGTTCAACCTCATCAACGACATCGCCTGCCTGTTCATCTGCATGGACAAGGTCGAGGACAAGTTCGTCGAGAGACCGAGGAAATGGGAACCGGAGAACCTCTGGAACGTCATGTACCGCTACGGACCGATGTGCGTGGTCACGGACCTCCTGTCCTGGGCCTTCTTCGTGTTCGTGGTCATGCCCACCGTCGGCATCTCGCCCGACGGCTACGACTTCACGAACGCCTCCGAGGCCGTCCTCTCCGGCAAGCCGCTAGATTCCATAGACAGCCTGCTGCCGGTCGCCGTGCTCTTCCAGTCGATGTGGTTCATCGAGCAGTTCTGGATGCAGGTATGGGCGATCCACATCGTGAGGACGGACAGCCTGCCGTTCTTCCAGACGTGCTCCGCGAAGATCCTCATAGTGACCACCATAGCGGCGCTGGCCGTCGGTACGTCGCTGCCGTTCATAACCCCGCTGTGGGAGGCGATCTCCGGATGCACCGACCTGCTGTCGATCCCGCTCTGGGCGCTGCTCTGGATGCCGTTCATCGGAGCGGTCTACTTCACCGGGGCCCATCTCATCAAGAGGCACATGCTCAAAACCAAGGGTTATTTCGCCTGCTGA
- a CDS encoding CBS domain-containing protein, which translates to MVQIRVRDLMTTQVITVKPTDTVRQAVIKMALDNVTGAPVVDNRNHVLGLITQTDILKLILHYQDMLDRAGEGDKMLLQPLDEKESDPDVSAVNQKFSDMKVSDIMIRSILYTTPDAEVIEALRIMMKMDVGRLPVLEQGVLVGTVSRSDVIFAIYKKKA; encoded by the coding sequence ATGGTCCAGATAAGGGTAAGGGATTTGATGACGACCCAGGTCATCACTGTCAAGCCGACCGACACGGTCAGGCAGGCGGTCATAAAGATGGCTCTCGACAACGTCACCGGCGCACCGGTCGTCGACAACAGGAACCATGTTCTGGGCCTCATAACCCAGACGGACATCCTCAAGCTCATCCTGCATTACCAGGATATGCTCGACAGGGCCGGCGAGGGCGACAAGATGCTCCTGCAGCCCCTCGACGAGAAGGAGTCCGACCCGGACGTCTCGGCCGTGAACCAGAAGTTCTCGGACATGAAGGTCTCGGACATCATGATCAGGTCCATCCTCTACACCACCCCCGACGCGGAGGTCATAGAGGCGCTCAGGATCATGATGAAGATGGATGTGGGCAGGCTCCCGGTCCTGGAGCAGGGCGTCCTCGTCGGCACCGTCTCGCGCTCCGACGTCATATTCGCCATCTACAAGAAGAAGGCCTGA
- a CDS encoding DEAD/DEAH box helicase, translated as MPFDTLGQAVVDALAGMGITEPTDPQKDAIPRIQKGENVLVVAPTGIGKTESAMLPIFDSIYSTNSGEGIRCIYITPLRALNRDMLRRMSDLGSKLGITVGVRHGDTPAAERQRQSKNPPQILITTPETLQVMFTGKNLRSAMKRVQWVVVDEIHELAGNERGAQLAVALERLTLLCGEFQRIGLSATVGNLEEVRDYLAGAGRKVSLCKHDSFRDFSIKVECPVPKEEDAALQDKLQADPDILAVMKRARELIDSVTSALFFVNTRETAEWLASRYLMWDEKYPIGVHHGSLSKEHRTETEDAFKTQKLKALICTSSLELGIDIGSADLVLQYNSPRQVARMTQRAGRAGHRVGGKIRAEILATAPDEIAEAMVVARRCEEKLMEHGAGRPSPLSVLANQLVAMTMTGAIDADRAFALIKRSYPFKDLERSVFDATVEQLKSIRILLEYDGSLKRSRKGMEYFYSNISMIPDEKIYLVRDIGSRAVIGTLDENFVATLEESEALFIAKGRTWRVIEERENELLVEEAKTVGNVPAWEGSDIPVPFEVAMEVGHLRRVRDYGRYPGDKAAVERIDGYFSGQTEKWTMPDDRTVTIETGDRLAIINCCFGSRVNETLAKIVSALLMARIGESIGLTTDAYRIIIQLPRSIDRRVVRDTFLSIRPGTVEALCKLSILNSSQLKWRFVNIAKKFGIIEKGADRRYINYGRLFDLHKDTPAYNDAFNMVIWEDLDVPDTETVVRLISEGKIKVVEQGISDIGLEGITRTKELMQPARADHAILAAMKKRLESEVLYATCLSCKNQRRVVVGQSPKKFVCPKCGGYMIALLKDYERDEIADFAKPDRDAKGKNTDKRIVKNANLVNSYGGKAAIVLAGRGIGPEVAARILMKMHVDEDDLLRDIMAAEVRYARTKRFWD; from the coding sequence ATGCCCTTCGATACGCTCGGCCAAGCCGTTGTAGATGCTCTGGCCGGGATGGGCATAACCGAGCCCACAGATCCCCAGAAGGACGCCATACCCAGGATCCAGAAGGGCGAGAACGTTCTCGTCGTCGCCCCCACCGGGATCGGGAAGACCGAATCCGCGATGCTGCCGATCTTCGACAGCATATACTCCACCAACAGCGGCGAGGGCATCCGCTGCATATACATCACGCCGCTCAGAGCGCTGAACCGCGATATGCTCCGCAGGATGTCGGACCTCGGGTCCAAGCTGGGGATAACCGTCGGGGTCCGCCACGGGGACACGCCGGCCGCCGAGAGGCAGAGGCAGTCCAAGAACCCCCCTCAGATCCTCATCACCACCCCCGAGACGCTGCAGGTCATGTTCACCGGCAAGAACCTGAGGTCGGCGATGAAGAGGGTCCAGTGGGTGGTGGTCGATGAGATCCATGAGCTCGCCGGCAACGAGAGAGGCGCCCAGCTGGCGGTCGCCCTCGAGAGGCTCACCCTGCTCTGCGGCGAGTTCCAGAGGATCGGCCTGTCCGCGACCGTCGGCAACCTGGAGGAGGTCCGCGATTACCTGGCCGGGGCCGGGAGGAAGGTCTCCCTGTGCAAGCATGATTCGTTCAGGGACTTCTCCATCAAGGTCGAATGCCCCGTACCGAAAGAGGAGGATGCCGCCCTGCAGGACAAGCTGCAGGCCGACCCAGACATCCTGGCGGTGATGAAGCGCGCCCGCGAGCTCATCGACAGCGTCACCTCCGCCCTGTTCTTCGTGAACACCCGCGAGACGGCCGAGTGGCTGGCATCCCGCTACCTCATGTGGGACGAGAAGTACCCCATAGGCGTCCACCACGGGTCACTGTCCAAGGAGCACAGGACCGAGACCGAGGACGCGTTCAAGACCCAGAAGCTGAAGGCCCTCATCTGCACATCGTCGCTGGAGCTGGGGATCGACATCGGATCGGCCGACCTCGTGCTGCAGTACAACAGCCCGAGGCAGGTGGCACGCATGACCCAGAGGGCCGGCAGGGCGGGCCACCGCGTCGGCGGGAAGATCCGCGCGGAGATCCTCGCCACCGCCCCGGACGAGATCGCGGAGGCCATGGTGGTGGCCCGCAGGTGCGAGGAGAAGCTCATGGAGCACGGCGCGGGCCGCCCCTCCCCCCTCTCGGTCCTGGCCAACCAGCTGGTCGCCATGACCATGACCGGGGCCATCGATGCGGACCGGGCGTTCGCGCTCATCAAGCGCTCCTACCCGTTCAAGGACCTCGAACGCTCCGTCTTCGACGCCACCGTGGAGCAGCTGAAGTCCATCCGCATCCTCCTGGAGTACGACGGGTCCCTCAAGAGGTCCCGCAAGGGCATGGAGTACTTCTACAGCAACATCTCGATGATCCCCGACGAGAAGATCTACCTCGTCCGCGACATCGGCTCCCGCGCGGTGATCGGCACCCTGGACGAGAACTTCGTCGCCACCCTGGAGGAGTCCGAGGCGCTGTTCATCGCCAAGGGAAGGACCTGGAGGGTCATCGAGGAGAGGGAGAACGAGCTGCTGGTCGAGGAGGCCAAGACCGTCGGCAACGTGCCGGCCTGGGAAGGCTCCGACATACCCGTCCCGTTCGAGGTCGCGATGGAAGTGGGCCATCTCCGCCGCGTGAGGGACTACGGGCGCTATCCGGGGGACAAGGCGGCCGTTGAGCGCATAGACGGGTACTTCTCGGGCCAGACGGAGAAATGGACCATGCCCGACGACCGCACCGTCACCATCGAGACCGGCGACAGGCTGGCCATCATAAACTGCTGCTTCGGGAGCAGGGTGAACGAGACCCTCGCCAAGATCGTGTCGGCGCTCCTGATGGCCAGGATAGGGGAGAGCATCGGCCTCACCACCGACGCTTACCGCATAATCATCCAGCTGCCCAGGAGCATCGATCGCAGGGTCGTCAGGGACACCTTCCTCTCGATCAGGCCGGGGACGGTAGAGGCGCTCTGCAAGCTCTCCATCCTGAACTCCAGCCAGCTGAAATGGCGTTTCGTGAACATAGCGAAGAAGTTCGGCATCATCGAGAAGGGCGCGGACCGCCGCTACATCAACTACGGCAGGCTCTTCGACCTCCACAAGGACACTCCCGCCTACAACGACGCCTTCAACATGGTCATCTGGGAGGACCTCGACGTCCCGGACACCGAGACCGTGGTCAGGCTGATATCCGAGGGGAAGATCAAGGTCGTGGAGCAGGGCATCTCCGATATCGGCCTCGAGGGGATCACCCGGACCAAGGAGCTGATGCAGCCCGCCCGTGCGGACCATGCCATCCTGGCCGCCATGAAGAAGAGGCTGGAGTCCGAGGTCCTCTACGCCACCTGCCTCAGCTGCAAGAACCAGCGCCGGGTGGTGGTCGGCCAGTCCCCGAAGAAGTTCGTCTGCCCCAAATGCGGGGGCTACATGATCGCGCTCCTGAAGGACTACGAGCGCGATGAGATCGCCGACTTCGCCAAGCCGGACAGGGATGCCAAGGGGAAGAACACCGACAAGAGGATCGTCAAGAACGCCAACCTCGTGAACTCCTACGGCGGGAAGGCGGCGATCGTCCTCGCCGGCAGGGGCATCGGGCCCGAGGTCGCGGCCAGGATCCTCATGAAGATGCACGTGGACGAGGACGACCTCCTGCGCGACATCATGGCCGCAGAGGTCAGGTACGCCCGGACCAAGAGGTTCTGGGACTGA
- a CDS encoding MBL fold metallo-hydrolase produces MDVHVLSSGSHGNCTVIRRDDEAVMVDDGLSGRMTQRMLDYEGIDGKEIKAILLTHEHHDHAQGAGVTARKLGIPIYSTVGTFMNFDHGDGVDFHPFTISGSFPLCGMEIAPLPTNHDAAEPCAFRISEGDRSILYVTDTGKLSFPIEAALADADLAIIEANYDAQMLRDGFYPEATKRRIASSNGHMSNVQTAAAIKRTAGNKDRRIFLAHLSENNNTPDDARQTVSDITGISRFRIDCLEFRPTRDRPGDTRHLTV; encoded by the coding sequence ATGGATGTCCACGTTCTTTCCAGCGGCAGCCACGGCAACTGCACCGTCATCCGCCGCGACGACGAGGCCGTCATGGTGGACGACGGCCTCAGCGGACGCATGACCCAGCGCATGCTGGATTACGAGGGCATAGACGGGAAGGAGATCAAGGCCATCCTCCTCACGCACGAGCACCATGACCATGCCCAGGGGGCCGGCGTCACCGCCAGGAAACTGGGCATCCCCATCTACTCCACGGTCGGGACCTTCATGAACTTCGACCACGGGGACGGGGTGGATTTCCATCCGTTCACCATATCAGGTTCCTTCCCCCTCTGCGGGATGGAGATCGCTCCCCTCCCCACCAACCACGATGCCGCCGAGCCCTGCGCGTTCCGGATCTCCGAAGGGGACAGGAGCATCCTCTATGTCACGGACACCGGGAAGCTCAGCTTCCCCATCGAGGCCGCCCTCGCCGACGCGGACCTGGCGATCATCGAGGCCAATTACGATGCCCAGATGCTCCGCGACGGGTTCTACCCGGAGGCGACGAAACGGAGGATCGCCTCGAGCAACGGCCACATGAGCAACGTGCAGACGGCCGCCGCCATCAAGAGGACCGCCGGCAACAAGGACCGGAGGATATTCCTGGCACATCTGAGCGAGAACAACAACACGCCGGACGATGCCCGCCAGACCGTCTCCGACATCACCGGGATATCGCGTTTCCGGATAGACTGCCTCGAGTTCCGCCCCACCAGGGACAGGCCCGGGGACACCAGGCACCTCACCGTCTGA
- a CDS encoding flavodoxin — protein sequence MKRVLIVCYSWSNGNTSRIAGVLRDALGADYAEIKTAVPYPKDYNETVDQGQREVEDGFTPEIEPISRNPDDYEIIVLATPTWWYTMAPAMLSYVRSVDWNGRTVVPLATNGGWPGHLMDDIRAECRGARIECPMEVRFDSEGGPDMVTPEKDVRSWIGSVKELAGMQS from the coding sequence ATGAAAAGGGTCCTGATTGTCTGTTACTCATGGTCGAACGGCAACACCTCGCGCATCGCCGGGGTGCTGCGCGATGCTCTGGGTGCGGATTACGCCGAGATAAAGACAGCTGTCCCTTATCCGAAGGACTACAATGAGACCGTAGACCAGGGACAGAGGGAGGTTGAGGACGGATTCACGCCCGAGATCGAGCCCATCAGCAGGAATCCGGATGATTATGAGATCATCGTCCTCGCCACCCCGACCTGGTGGTACACCATGGCCCCTGCGATGCTCTCCTACGTCCGCTCGGTCGATTGGAACGGGAGGACAGTCGTCCCTCTGGCCACTAACGGCGGCTGGCCGGGGCATCTCATGGACGACATCAGGGCCGAATGCAGGGGCGCGCGCATCGAGTGCCCCATGGAGGTGAGGTTCGACTCCGAGGGCGGGCCCGATATGGTGACCCCGGAGAAGGACGTCAGGTCCTGGATCGGATCGGTGAAGGAGCTCGCCGGGATGCAGTCCTGA
- a CDS encoding RlmE family RNA methyltransferase, giving the protein MSDLHDRWVAERHSEYYYKLAKKEGYRSRASYKLMQIDDRFHIFHEGDNVVDLGACPGGWSQVARERVGDTSKVIGVDLRYIHPLPGVDFIIGDITEDSTMIRLLEMVGGKVDVVLSDMAPNIAGQYSMDHARSIELCMYAVDVCDRILKKGGRCVMKVFMGDLFDSLTKELDKRFEKVIVHSPDASRPTSSEVYVISKGFLGTHNVKPRKLEAAPEEPDFKPKGGNF; this is encoded by the coding sequence GTGTCCGATCTGCACGACAGATGGGTCGCTGAACGCCACAGCGAATACTACTACAAGCTTGCGAAGAAAGAGGGGTACCGCTCGAGGGCCTCCTACAAGCTGATGCAGATCGACGACCGCTTCCACATCTTCCATGAGGGCGACAACGTCGTCGACCTCGGGGCCTGCCCCGGAGGATGGTCCCAGGTGGCCCGCGAGCGCGTGGGCGACACCTCCAAGGTCATCGGTGTGGACCTCCGCTACATCCATCCCCTCCCCGGGGTGGACTTCATCATCGGGGACATCACCGAGGACTCCACCATGATACGCCTCCTCGAAATGGTCGGGGGCAAGGTGGACGTCGTCCTCTCCGATATGGCGCCCAACATCGCCGGCCAGTACTCGATGGACCACGCGAGGTCGATAGAGCTCTGCATGTACGCCGTGGACGTATGCGACCGCATCCTCAAGAAAGGCGGGCGCTGCGTCATGAAGGTCTTCATGGGGGACCTCTTCGACAGCCTCACCAAGGAGCTCGACAAGAGGTTCGAGAAGGTCATCGTCCACTCTCCCGATGCGTCGCGCCCGACCTCCTCCGAGGTCTACGTCATCTCCAAAGGATTCCTGGGGACTCACAATGTCAAGCCCAGGAAACTGGAGGCCGCGCCCGAGGAGCCTGATTTCAAGCCGAAGGGCGGGAACTTCTGA
- a CDS encoding (Fe-S)-binding protein — MEAKEAPKSVIPAKMPFIEQYLTACVQCGYCISVCEAHRQTPWESDTPRGKIYYMNQINVAGPMDKPLKRVASLNPYFVDAMYKCTGCGNCEAVCHAKIPLVELWESLRAWIVENGMGPLNAHKGMAEKVAKVRNPYGGDQKHRGDWWPAEVPKYDVPDVIFFAGCTGSFRQQTIPQTGVRVLNRAGVKMNILGEDEWCCTSPLLRTGDDSYSLECAEHIVEKADGMGAKDMVMTCSGCFKTVSTDFGKYYAKVGQNVYHFTQYVNNLIKTRKLAILQPFPHKVTYHDPCHLGRHMGVYEEPREILKAIKGLEFVEMSRNRANSRCCGAGGGYKSQFNNFAVRIAADRIRDAEATGAEILVTACPFCVTNLSQGAKAINSKIKVMDIGEILLQVTAPAEKPSQKA, encoded by the coding sequence ATGGAAGCAAAAGAAGCCCCGAAATCGGTCATCCCCGCGAAGATGCCGTTCATCGAGCAATATCTCACCGCCTGCGTTCAGTGCGGTTACTGCATCTCGGTATGCGAAGCCCACAGGCAGACCCCCTGGGAGTCTGACACTCCCCGCGGCAAAATCTACTACATGAACCAGATCAACGTGGCCGGTCCGATGGACAAGCCCCTGAAGAGGGTCGCCTCGCTCAACCCCTACTTCGTCGATGCCATGTACAAGTGCACCGGCTGCGGGAACTGCGAGGCCGTCTGCCACGCCAAGATCCCCCTGGTCGAGCTCTGGGAGTCCCTCAGGGCCTGGATCGTCGAGAACGGCATGGGGCCCCTCAACGCCCACAAGGGCATGGCCGAGAAGGTCGCCAAGGTCCGCAACCCGTACGGCGGCGACCAGAAGCACCGCGGCGACTGGTGGCCTGCAGAGGTCCCCAAGTACGACGTGCCCGATGTGATCTTCTTCGCAGGATGCACCGGCTCCTTCAGGCAGCAGACCATCCCCCAGACCGGCGTCCGCGTCCTCAACAGGGCAGGCGTCAAGATGAACATCCTCGGCGAGGACGAGTGGTGCTGCACCTCCCCCCTCCTGAGGACCGGCGACGACAGCTACTCCCTCGAGTGCGCCGAGCACATCGTCGAGAAGGCCGACGGAATGGGCGCCAAGGACATGGTCATGACCTGCTCCGGATGCTTCAAGACCGTCTCGACCGACTTCGGCAAATACTACGCCAAGGTCGGACAGAACGTCTACCACTTCACCCAGTACGTCAACAACCTCATCAAGACGAGGAAGCTCGCCATCCTCCAGCCCTTCCCCCACAAGGTCACCTACCACGACCCGTGCCACCTCGGAAGGCACATGGGAGTGTACGAGGAGCCCAGGGAGATCCTGAAGGCCATCAAGGGCCTCGAGTTCGTCGAGATGTCCAGGAACAGGGCCAACTCCAGGTGCTGCGGCGCCGGAGGAGGCTACAAGTCCCAGTTCAACAACTTCGCCGTCAGGATCGCCGCCGACAGGATCAGGGATGCCGAGGCCACCGGCGCCGAGATCCTCGTCACCGCCTGCCCGTTCTGCGTCACCAACCTGAGCCAGGGCGCTAAGGCGATCAACTCCAAGATCAAGGTCATGGACATCGGCGAGATCCTCCTGCAGGTCACCGCGCCTGCCGAGAAGCCTTCGCAGAAGGCCTGA
- a CDS encoding DUF1828 domain-containing protein: MADVDGMIAEMKEALCPEVSAEEVGKDTYRIHTGYFFQDGDELYIVLRRGENGWVLTDNGHTVMWLSYEDFELTESQMSALTRTPPCSYARYDGGCIWVPIGETDAGGAIRSIVQVILGAADLLYLNRRNARIMPS; this comes from the coding sequence ATGGCTGATGTCGATGGGATGATAGCGGAGATGAAGGAGGCTCTGTGCCCGGAGGTCTCGGCGGAAGAAGTCGGCAAAGATACTTACCGGATACATACTGGGTATTTCTTCCAGGACGGCGACGAGCTGTATATCGTCCTCCGCAGAGGAGAGAACGGCTGGGTGCTGACCGACAACGGCCACACTGTTATGTGGTTGTCCTACGAGGATTTCGAGCTCACCGAGTCCCAGATGTCCGCCCTTACGAGGACGCCGCCATGCAGCTATGCTAGATATGATGGGGGCTGCATATGGGTACCGATAGGGGAGACGGATGCCGGTGGCGCCATCAGGTCCATAGTGCAGGTCATCCTCGGGGCGGCAGACCTGCTCTATCTGAACCGCCGGAACGCGCGTATCATGCCCTCCTGA
- the purM gene encoding phosphoribosylformylglycinamidine cyclo-ligase, whose amino-acid sequence MAAGWTYSKAGVNIDKKSSSIESLVQNLTYRRSGIGQMVRKSGLFASLVDMGDRYITLATDGVGTKILIAEQLGIWDTIGIDCIAMNVNDTICVNAQPVSFVDYVAIDRPDEEVTGKIGVGLNRGAELSDMEIVGGEIAVLPEIVKGLDLSGTCMGMVDKDRIITGDACRKGDLIVSLKSSGIHSNGLTLARKIVESAGMKMTDSAPGLNQSVGKELLTPTEIYVKQVLGITSKHEVHGLVDITGGGLRNILRMAKGCRYVIDDPVKPQRIFELLVEMGNVDTREAYQTFNMGMGFTIIAPEEDAEDIAKENPNAQVVGRVEEGSGVLYAPENILYDHY is encoded by the coding sequence ATGGCAGCAGGATGGACGTACTCCAAAGCGGGCGTTAACATCGACAAGAAATCAAGCTCGATCGAGTCCCTGGTGCAGAACCTCACCTACCGCAGGTCCGGGATCGGCCAGATGGTCAGGAAGTCCGGCCTCTTCGCCAGCCTCGTCGACATGGGCGACCGGTACATCACCCTGGCCACCGACGGGGTCGGCACCAAGATCCTCATCGCCGAGCAGCTGGGCATCTGGGACACCATCGGGATCGACTGCATCGCGATGAACGTCAACGACACCATCTGCGTCAACGCGCAGCCCGTCTCCTTCGTCGATTACGTGGCCATCGACAGGCCGGACGAGGAGGTCACCGGGAAGATCGGCGTCGGGCTGAACAGAGGCGCCGAGCTCTCGGACATGGAGATCGTCGGCGGGGAGATAGCAGTCCTGCCCGAGATCGTGAAAGGGCTCGACCTATCCGGGACCTGTATGGGAATGGTGGACAAGGACAGGATCATTACCGGCGACGCATGCCGCAAGGGCGACCTCATCGTCTCCCTGAAGTCCTCCGGGATCCATTCCAACGGCCTCACCCTCGCCAGGAAGATAGTCGAGTCTGCAGGCATGAAGATGACCGACAGCGCCCCCGGGCTGAACCAGTCCGTGGGGAAGGAGCTCCTGACCCCCACCGAGATCTATGTGAAGCAGGTGCTCGGGATCACCTCGAAGCACGAGGTCCACGGGCTCGTCGACATCACCGGAGGCGGCCTCAGGAACATACTGAGAATGGCCAAGGGATGCAGGTACGTCATCGACGACCCGGTGAAGCCCCAGAGGATATTCGAGCTCCTCGTGGAGATGGGGAACGTCGACACCAGGGAAGCGTACCAGACGTTCAACATGGGCATGGGATTCACCATCATCGCGCCCGAGGAGGACGCGGAGGACATCGCGAAGGAGAACCCCAACGCACAGGTCGTCGGGCGCGTCGAGGAAGGCTCCGGAGTGCTCTACGCCCCCGAGAACATCCTCTACGACCATTACTGA